The following are encoded in a window of Flavobacterium cupriresistens genomic DNA:
- a CDS encoding N-acetylmuramoyl-L-alanine amidase family protein yields MNIFNKTRLIFSFFLTIITFCSYSQSNVFKVTLDAGHGDHDFGAVYSGRIEKNIALAIVLKVGKILELNPNVNVIYTRKTDVFIDLVERANIANRANSNIFVSIHCNANKNTAADGTETYVMGLSKVASNLEAAKKENSVITLEKDYKRKYEGFDPNSPESMIGMTLMQEEYLDNSISLASKIEDNFDKLGKKLRQGGVKQAPFMVLHKAYMPRVLVETGFVSNPTEGNILNSEEGQNDIARAIAEAILSYKREYFGSGVPEMSDVRPAKDTSSATKQKAVETPVAKKNAPKGTFFKVQLIASIKNTPLEPKNFKGLKNVTMLFENNIYKYYYQETLSYDAAQKYLQEAKDKGYGAAFLIAYKDGEKISIQDAIK; encoded by the coding sequence ATGAATATATTTAACAAAACTAGACTAATATTTAGTTTTTTTCTAACGATAATTACTTTTTGTTCTTACAGTCAGTCGAATGTGTTTAAAGTAACACTGGATGCCGGACATGGAGATCACGATTTTGGGGCGGTTTATAGCGGGAGAATAGAAAAAAATATTGCTTTGGCGATTGTGTTAAAAGTTGGAAAAATATTAGAACTTAATCCAAATGTTAATGTTATCTACACCCGTAAAACCGATGTTTTCATAGATCTTGTCGAAAGAGCCAATATCGCGAACCGTGCAAATTCCAATATTTTTGTTTCTATACATTGTAATGCAAACAAAAATACGGCAGCAGACGGAACAGAAACGTATGTAATGGGTTTGAGTAAAGTAGCATCAAATCTGGAAGCGGCGAAGAAAGAGAACTCGGTAATTACGTTGGAGAAAGATTATAAACGTAAATACGAAGGTTTTGATCCGAATTCTCCGGAATCAATGATCGGAATGACATTAATGCAGGAAGAATACTTGGACAACAGTATCTCATTGGCCAGTAAAATTGAAGATAATTTTGATAAACTTGGAAAAAAACTGCGTCAGGGAGGTGTAAAACAAGCGCCTTTTATGGTACTTCATAAAGCATATATGCCAAGAGTATTAGTAGAAACCGGTTTCGTGTCTAATCCGACAGAGGGTAATATTTTAAATTCGGAGGAAGGACAAAATGATATCGCCAGAGCTATTGCTGAAGCTATTTTAAGTTATAAAAGAGAATATTTTGGTTCAGGAGTACCTGAAATGTCAGATGTAAGACCTGCAAAAGATACGTCCAGCGCGACAAAACAAAAGGCAGTTGAAACTCCGGTTGCGAAAAAAAATGCACCTAAAGGGACTTTCTTTAAGGTACAACTTATAGCAAGTATCAAAAATACACCGTTGGAGCCTAAAAACTTTAAAGGACTGAAAAATGTAACAATGTTATTTGAAAACAATATATATAAGTACTACTATCAAGAGACTTTAAGTTATGACGCAGCGCAAAAATATCTGCAAGAAGCTAAAGATAAAGGATATGGAGCTGCTTTTTTGATTGCATATAAGGACGGAGAAAAAATCAGTATCCAGGACGCAATTAAATAA
- a CDS encoding putative LPS assembly protein LptD, whose protein sequence is MTRQKTSHTFTKIAFKPLHTNLFNIVLISFFLTLGCGNLYSQEIKSKKNSLPAVKQATKTEKKTEKPNAVVTDTIKLDTVKPKKAFLDGKVRYVAKDYAKIDQKKKTITLFNEAELYYKDVELKAGIIVLNYDKDEVYAGRIKDSAGVLTQYPNFKQGASEVQPDSIRFNFKTKKALIFNSRTEQGEFKVKAAITKKENDSVYFLKKARFTTSKDIDNPEYYFQTSKVKFIPGKKVITGLTNMVIADVPTPLALPFAYFPMSQEKSVSGIIIPSYNDSNTRGFSLQNMGYYFALSDNYDLTVLGDYYTNGSYAMRFESAYATRYKYRGNINVRFENLINSERGYPDYSKQNIYNIQWSHSKDTKSNPNSTFSASVNMGSSKYFKQSINQANVGSNLNNTLSSSISYNKTFNTIPQARLSLTATHSQNTQTEQINMTLPTLQASVDRVYPFVGKDGVKKGFIKNINLQYNLSGKNEIVTTDSLFFKPQMFRDAKIGMQHSIPLSTNFKLFKYFSAGASTNYQETWVTKTIDKSYDTSQSKVVDKTVNGFDSFRTYNFSTNLGTTIYGTFNFGADKKIQSIRHVMRPSITYAYTPSFEKYYDSYAVDASGLITTQYSRFDNGVYGAPSKDNSNIVGFSLSNTFEAKVRDKDSTKTEAKKIMLLNNLNFSTSYNFNADGKQVLAWQPVLVSGGTQFFDNKMNVNFGATLDPYAIDNSGTKINTFNIDNGGSLFRMTSANVTMNYSFSNKGGKEENQQSERNGGRKDDLFGTNTDLNDSRNSQFANEKDDGENVITEFFKSKIPWDMTLAYSLTYTNANRENKISGNSIMISANMDITPKWKGGVSTGYDFVQKGVTFTQFRFERDLLSWRMAFNWNPLGDNANWNFFIGIKSGVLSDIKWNKRSVSTR, encoded by the coding sequence TTGACACGTCAAAAAACAAGCCATACTTTTACAAAAATAGCATTTAAACCTTTGCATACAAACTTATTTAATATCGTTTTAATATCATTTTTCCTAACATTAGGATGTGGTAATCTATATTCCCAAGAGATAAAATCAAAAAAAAACTCGTTACCAGCTGTAAAACAAGCAACTAAAACCGAGAAAAAAACAGAGAAACCTAATGCAGTCGTTACAGACACTATTAAATTAGATACTGTAAAACCTAAAAAGGCTTTTTTAGATGGCAAAGTAAGGTATGTTGCTAAGGATTATGCCAAGATTGACCAGAAAAAGAAAACTATCACACTTTTTAACGAAGCCGAATTATACTACAAAGATGTTGAATTGAAAGCCGGTATAATTGTACTGAATTACGATAAAGATGAAGTATACGCCGGAAGAATAAAAGATTCTGCGGGAGTTTTGACGCAATATCCGAACTTCAAACAAGGCGCAAGTGAAGTACAGCCCGATTCTATCCGATTTAATTTTAAAACTAAAAAGGCTTTAATCTTCAATTCCAGAACAGAACAAGGGGAATTTAAAGTAAAAGCGGCGATTACCAAAAAAGAAAATGATTCTGTTTATTTCTTGAAAAAAGCTCGTTTTACAACTTCTAAAGATATAGATAACCCAGAGTATTATTTCCAAACCAGTAAAGTAAAGTTTATTCCGGGAAAAAAAGTAATTACAGGATTAACCAATATGGTTATTGCTGACGTACCTACTCCATTGGCCTTACCTTTTGCTTATTTCCCGATGAGTCAGGAAAAAAGTGTTTCGGGGATTATTATACCAAGTTACAATGACTCCAATACTCGTGGATTTTCACTGCAAAACATGGGGTATTATTTTGCTTTAAGCGATAATTACGACTTAACGGTTTTAGGAGATTATTACACCAACGGGAGTTATGCCATGCGTTTCGAATCGGCATATGCCACAAGATACAAGTACAGAGGAAATATAAATGTACGTTTTGAAAATTTAATAAACAGCGAAAGAGGTTACCCTGATTATTCGAAACAAAACATTTACAACATTCAGTGGTCCCATTCAAAAGATACTAAATCAAACCCAAATTCAACATTTTCTGCTTCTGTAAATATGGGAAGTAGTAAATACTTTAAACAATCGATAAATCAGGCCAACGTTGGGTCGAATCTGAACAATACCTTAAGTTCATCGATCTCTTACAACAAAACCTTTAATACGATTCCGCAAGCTCGTCTTTCGTTAACAGCCACACACTCTCAGAACACTCAAACGGAACAAATCAACATGACATTACCTACTTTACAGGCAAGTGTGGATCGTGTATATCCTTTTGTTGGAAAAGATGGCGTGAAAAAAGGATTCATTAAAAACATCAATTTACAATACAACTTAAGTGGTAAAAATGAAATCGTAACAACGGATTCTCTGTTTTTTAAACCGCAAATGTTCAGAGATGCCAAGATCGGTATGCAACATAGCATCCCTTTAAGCACTAACTTTAAGTTATTTAAATATTTTAGTGCCGGTGCCTCTACCAATTATCAGGAAACCTGGGTGACCAAAACAATTGATAAAAGTTACGATACAAGCCAAAGTAAAGTTGTAGATAAAACCGTTAATGGTTTTGATTCATTCAGAACTTATAATTTCAGTACAAACTTAGGAACAACCATTTACGGAACATTTAACTTTGGTGCAGATAAAAAAATTCAATCGATACGTCACGTCATGCGTCCTTCGATAACTTACGCTTACACCCCAAGTTTCGAAAAATACTATGACAGTTATGCTGTTGACGCTTCCGGTCTTATTACCACTCAATACAGCCGATTTGACAACGGTGTTTACGGTGCGCCATCTAAAGACAATTCTAATATAGTAGGATTCTCTTTAAGCAATACTTTTGAAGCCAAAGTAAGGGACAAAGACAGTACGAAAACAGAGGCTAAAAAAATCATGCTGTTAAACAACTTAAACTTTAGCACCAGTTACAACTTTAATGCCGACGGGAAACAGGTTTTAGCCTGGCAACCGGTACTTGTAAGTGGTGGAACGCAATTTTTTGATAATAAAATGAATGTCAATTTTGGAGCGACTCTTGACCCATACGCTATAGATAATTCAGGAACCAAAATAAACACTTTTAACATTGACAATGGCGGAAGCTTATTCAGAATGACCAGTGCAAATGTAACGATGAATTATTCGTTCAGTAACAAGGGTGGAAAAGAAGAAAACCAGCAAAGTGAACGGAATGGTGGTCGTAAAGATGATTTATTTGGTACCAATACGGATCTAAATGATAGTAGAAATAGCCAATTTGCAAACGAAAAAGATGATGGAGAAAATGTAATTACCGAATTTTTCAAATCTAAAATTCCGTGGGACATGACATTAGCGTACTCCTTAACCTATACAAATGCCAATCGTGAAAACAAAATTAGTGGAAATTCTATCATGATTTCTGCCAATATGGACATTACCCCTAAATGGAAGGGTGGAGTTTCTACGGGTTACGATTTTGTACAAAAAGGAGTTACGTTTACTCAATTCCGTTTTGAAAGAGATTTATTAAGCTGGAGAATGGCATTCAACTGGAACCCACTTGGAGATAATGCAAACTGGAATTTCTTCATCGGAATTAAATCAGGTGTTCTTAGTGATATCAAATGGAACAAACGAAGCGTTTCGACCCGATAA